The sequence GGGTCTTTAAAAGCTAAAAACCTTGCTCTTATGGGTAAATGgtagtggaggtttaaaaccgaaaccaacgCCCTATGGGTTAATGTCATTCGAAGTCTCTACGGTGTTGACGGGGGCCTAGTGTTGGAAAATGGCAATCGTCATCCTTCCACTTCTGGGACCTGGTCCAGCATCATATCTGCAAGTCGTGACATTGATTCGTTTCAGGTTGATTTCAGCAATTCGTTTACAAAGATTGTTGGTGATGGTTCGTTGACAGCATTCTGGAGTGACAGATTGTTAGGAGAGGACAAATTACGCAATGTTTTCCCTCGTCTATACAGCTTAGAAGAAGACAAGGAGGTGCTGATTAAGGATCGAGTTATTATGACAGAAAACAACAAACAAAGTTGGAATTGGAGGCGAGAACCTTTCGGTCGAGCTGCAGGCGATCTCGAGAATCTTAATAATCTTTTACCAAACTTTTCCTTTGATTGCAAGAACATTGATCGTTGGAGTTGGTCTTTAAGCTCGAATGGTCACTTCACTGTTAGGACTTTATCGATATTAATTGATGATAACCTACTTAATTCGTATACTTCTCAGAACAACACACTTAGGAACAATTTGGTTCCCAAAAAAATAGAAATTTTTGTATGGCGAGCATTGAAAAAAAGAATACCCGTGTTGATGGAGCTTGACAAAAGAGGAATTGATCTTCATAGTGTTCGGTGCCCTCTTTGTGACGACGACTTGGAGACCGTGGATCACTCTCTCATTTTTTGCAAACATGTCATTGACGTTTGGGAGCGAGTGTACAAATGGTGGAACATGAACTCCTTTCATAATTTTAGTATCAACGAGATTTGTGGACCCTCCATCTCCAATGCAAATCACATGACGAAATTCGGAAAGAAGATATGACAAGCGGTCAATTGGATTGGTTTGTATCTCATTTGGAAAAACCGGAATGCCAAAGTATTTCGAAATAAATGTTGGAATACCCCGATTGCTCTTAATGAAATACAAGTCAAAACTTTCGATTGGATCTCATCTCGTGGCTAAAGGAAAGAATATTGATTGGCTTACGTGGTAATCGAATCCAAGTATATACCTCTCGTCGATTTAGTTTTTTCCAAGATATTGCCTCTACATCTCGGTCTAGTTTAAAATAGTTTGTTTTTGTTTAGTTTTGTTGTATCTCTCGTGTTAATGGCTCTTTTGTATTGAGCCTTCTTCGTGTATCTCTTTCGTGATTTATAaaatttgcctttcaaaaaaaaatccTCACCTTTGTttgatgttatatataatatattagtatGTATGTAGGTAGGTATATATACGGAGTATCATCATCTATCATCATAAATTTGTGGAATCGAAAACTCCAAAGGCCCTTGGGCTCGGCATTTTCGCGATCGAAagcctgtattttttttttttttaaatgcaagTCCCCTAAAGAAGTGTACCTAAATAAGtttagttttttttaattttttttaaagacaaacacaATCACTGAATACGAATCCACTCACGGATATATA comes from Rutidosis leptorrhynchoides isolate AG116_Rl617_1_P2 chromosome 4, CSIRO_AGI_Rlap_v1, whole genome shotgun sequence and encodes:
- the LOC139841989 gene encoding uncharacterized protein, yielding MQWRFKTETNALWVNVIRSLYGVDGGLVLENGNRHPSTSGTWSSIISASRDIDSFQVDFSNSFTKIVGDGSLTAFWSDRLLGEDKLRNVFPRLYSLEEDKEVLIKDRVIMTENNKQSWNWRREPFGRAAGDLENLNNLLPNFSFDCKNIDRWSWSLSSNGHFTVRTLSILIDDNLLNSYTSQNNTLRNNLVPKKIEIFVWRALKKRIPVLMELDKRGIDLHSVRCPLCDDDLETVDHSLIFCKHVIDVWERVYKWWNMNSFHNFSINEICGPSISNANHMTKFGKKI